A stretch of Deltaproteobacteria bacterium DNA encodes these proteins:
- a CDS encoding NADH-quinone oxidoreductase subunit N, whose translation MWRDSNPMRADLTYFWPVSILIGTIVLLFLIDFFLGERRKSLYPFVAASGAVGMAMANAHMTNLPSVRFFSNMIVFDGMGHFFNYLFAGALLLAILFSTKSEEVEWTDEPSYYTLLVALTLGMMLLAVSNHLLMIYLSLELVSVLSYVLTGYVRGSRRSSEAALKYVIYGGVASGIMAYGMSLLYGLTGSMELPVIADYLQTHAVNRSVLFLSVLLMMAGFGYKIAAFPFQMWCPDVYEGAPTPFTAFLSVGPKAAGFAILIRFFLTAMGTRGEAGFIDPKFSGWPELMIILSVATMTLGNLAALVQTNMKRLLAYSSIAHAGYMLMGFAALNDDAVRAILFYLVVYLLMNLGAFLVVIVVANQLRVEDLQGYAGLSRRGGLGAALSIAMAIFLFSLTGIPPFAGFIGKFYLFGAVIRSGLYGLAIIGVLNSVVSLYYYVRVVKLMFFDEALDSRPFPMPVLRHGVALAGLAFLTLYLGLFWNGLANLSARSATLLF comes from the coding sequence ATGTGGCGGGACTCTAATCCGATGCGAGCCGATTTGACCTATTTTTGGCCTGTTTCTATCCTGATCGGGACGATCGTCCTCCTCTTCTTGATTGACTTCTTTTTGGGAGAGAGAAGAAAGTCGCTTTATCCTTTTGTTGCGGCGTCTGGTGCCGTCGGGATGGCGATGGCCAACGCCCATATGACGAATCTCCCAAGTGTCCGTTTCTTCTCCAATATGATCGTCTTTGATGGCATGGGGCATTTTTTCAATTACCTGTTCGCCGGTGCCTTGCTACTCGCGATCCTTTTTTCAACGAAATCGGAAGAGGTGGAGTGGACCGATGAGCCGAGCTACTACACGCTGCTGGTTGCCCTAACACTTGGGATGATGCTTCTTGCCGTTTCCAACCACCTCCTCATGATCTACCTGTCGCTGGAACTCGTGAGTGTCCTCTCGTATGTCCTGACGGGCTATGTCCGGGGATCGCGTCGCTCCTCGGAGGCCGCCCTTAAGTATGTGATTTATGGTGGGGTGGCGTCTGGGATCATGGCTTATGGGATGTCGCTTCTTTATGGATTGACCGGTTCCATGGAGTTGCCCGTTATTGCCGATTACCTTCAGACCCATGCGGTGAACCGTTCGGTCCTTTTTTTGTCGGTGTTGCTCATGATGGCGGGATTTGGATACAAGATTGCCGCCTTTCCGTTCCAGATGTGGTGTCCCGATGTCTATGAAGGGGCACCGACCCCTTTTACGGCCTTCCTCTCCGTTGGCCCCAAGGCGGCCGGGTTCGCAATTCTTATCCGTTTCTTCTTAACAGCGATGGGGACAAGAGGAGAGGCCGGTTTTATTGACCCCAAATTTTCAGGATGGCCGGAGTTAATGATCATTCTCTCGGTTGCAACGATGACGCTTGGAAACCTGGCGGCCTTGGTCCAGACGAATATGAAGCGACTTCTTGCCTACTCGTCCATTGCCCATGCCGGTTATATGCTTATGGGGTTTGCGGCCCTTAATGATGATGCGGTGCGTGCGATACTTTTTTACCTTGTTGTTTATCTTCTCATGAATTTGGGTGCCTTTTTGGTGGTGATTGTTGTTGCCAACCAGCTCCGGGTGGAGGACTTGCAGGGGTATGCGGGTTTAAGCCGTCGTGGAGGATTGGGAGCCGCTCTTTCAATCGCCATGGCGATTTTTCTCTTTTCGCTAACCGGCATTCCCCCTTTTGCCGGTTTTATCGGCAAGTTTTATCTCTTTGGTGCCGTGATTCGTTCCGGACTTTATGGATTGGCGATCATCGGTGTCTTGAATAGTGTTGTCTCACTCTACTATTATGTCAGGGTCGTGAAGCTCATGTTTTTTGATGAGGCGTTGGACTCCCGCCCCTTTCCGATGCCTGTTCTTCGCCACGGTGTGGCCCTTGCCGGACTTGCCTTTTTGACACTTTACCTTGGGCTTTTTTGGAATGGGTTAGCCAACCTCTCGGCCCGATCGGCCACTCTGCTATTTTAA
- a CDS encoding NADH-quinone oxidoreductase subunit A, translating to MNPYFSLLLLFAFALLIGGGFILLSQALGPRKRKATKELPYECGVDPIDEPRRRFSVKFYLVAMLFIVFDVEVVFLYPWAVLYKEFIRSGLGMFVFVEMALFLGILVAGLLYIYGRRALEWE from the coding sequence ATGAATCCCTATTTTTCACTCCTCCTCCTCTTTGCCTTTGCGTTACTCATTGGAGGCGGTTTTATCCTCCTCTCCCAGGCGCTTGGGCCTCGAAAGAGGAAGGCGACCAAGGAACTCCCTTATGAATGCGGTGTTGACCCGATTGATGAGCCGCGCCGTCGTTTCTCCGTAAAATTTTATCTCGTGGCGATGCTCTTCATCGTTTTTGATGTTGAGGTTGTTTTTCTTTATCCGTGGGCGGTGCTCTACAAGGAGTTCATCCGCTCCGGTTTGGGGATGTTCGTTTTTGTCGAAATGGCCCTTTTTCTGGGAATCCTCGTCGCTGGCCTCCTCTATATCTATGGCCGCCGGGCGCTGGAGTGGGAATAG